The following are from one region of the Chryseobacterium shigense genome:
- a CDS encoding TonB-dependent receptor domain-containing protein: protein MKNIVILFKIIILLAGAAVSGQSITGKLLTPHQEEISYAEVSLSQDKIKVSAIGDEHGNFFMQLPHNGDYKISVLKDGRMIYEKNISILNQTKKDIIIDLKETKIQDVVISVRKKLIERKIDRLVFNVENSVSATGADAYEALGITPGVKILNDQIGIVGKNKVSIMVDDRLIQLSDADLISFLKSIRSEDIKSIEIINNPPAKYESEGNSGIINIKLKKAKQNYLSGTIKSSYTQAKYSLGNYGLGINYQKKKVTLTSSLDYENGSIAPYQEYTLHYPNYTWFEINNSRNFRNNLSGRLSLDYALTNKTTIGIQYLGGINNPMRKGTNTSYIRSSKNVLDSLVYTPSYLKVNKKNHALNFHSITKLDTLGRQISFDLDYFKFDSNADNKFSSSSFLPNESTPSQFLSANNLSSQDIDIYSSKIDIETPLKWINLSFGAKLSFINNDSKVFYYDTSNGNSSLDLGKSNGFNYKENTQSVYISGNKKLSSKWETQLGLRWESTQTKGFSETLHQTNKNNYIKLFPTFYLNYLISENSVLGLNYNRRIDRPTYGDLNPFRFYTTKYNYGEGNPFLQPYFTDNLELSYSYKNYYTAVYTSYITNGFDQVTYVSSSNPVQAVIPTNFFKQANWGILESYVLNQWSWWESNNQANIFYSKTISDLTNTLNDIEAWTVSVSSNNSFVLNSSKTLRAELGFTYQSPSIANSYKISSFYYFNAGIKLSLLEKKLQIALNAMDIFKTNKMTFTQIVNNIKQENYDYRDTQKIRLSLSWNFGKSLKIQSRKLSNDEEKKRVN from the coding sequence ATGAAAAATATTGTAATTCTTTTCAAAATAATTATTCTTTTGGCCGGAGCAGCTGTAAGCGGGCAGAGCATAACAGGAAAGTTATTAACCCCCCATCAAGAAGAAATCAGCTATGCAGAAGTCTCTTTAAGTCAGGACAAAATAAAAGTCTCCGCAATAGGTGACGAGCATGGAAATTTTTTTATGCAATTGCCACATAACGGAGATTATAAAATATCTGTACTGAAGGATGGAAGAATGATTTATGAAAAAAACATCAGTATTTTAAATCAAACGAAAAAGGATATTATCATAGATCTAAAGGAAACAAAGATTCAGGATGTAGTTATTTCTGTAAGGAAAAAATTAATTGAAAGAAAAATTGACAGACTTGTATTTAATGTAGAGAATTCCGTATCTGCCACAGGCGCAGACGCATATGAAGCTTTAGGTATAACACCGGGTGTAAAAATACTTAACGACCAAATAGGTATAGTCGGGAAAAATAAAGTGTCCATTATGGTAGATGACAGGCTTATTCAGCTTTCAGATGCAGATTTAATAAGTTTTTTAAAAAGCATAAGGTCTGAAGATATTAAAAGTATTGAAATCATTAATAACCCTCCGGCAAAATATGAATCGGAAGGCAATAGTGGAATCATAAATATCAAGCTGAAAAAAGCCAAGCAAAATTATCTTAGCGGAACAATAAAATCTAGTTATACTCAAGCCAAATATTCATTGGGGAATTACGGTCTTGGGATTAATTATCAGAAGAAAAAAGTAACGCTGACATCGAGCTTAGATTATGAAAATGGAAGTATTGCTCCCTACCAGGAATATACCTTACATTATCCAAATTACACATGGTTTGAAATCAATAACTCAAGAAACTTTAGAAATAATTTAAGTGGCAGGCTTTCTTTAGACTATGCTCTCACTAATAAAACAACAATAGGTATACAGTACCTCGGAGGAATAAATAACCCTATGCGCAAAGGAACAAATACATCTTACATTAGAAGTTCAAAGAATGTTTTAGATTCTCTGGTTTACACTCCGTCATACCTAAAAGTAAATAAAAAAAATCATGCACTGAATTTCCATTCAATAACAAAATTGGATACTTTAGGAAGACAGATATCCTTTGATCTAGATTATTTTAAATTTGACTCTAATGCCGATAATAAGTTTTCGTCATCCAGCTTTCTACCTAATGAAAGCACACCTAGCCAATTTTTATCAGCAAATAATCTCAGCAGCCAGGACATTGATATATACTCATCAAAAATAGATATTGAAACGCCGCTGAAATGGATTAATCTATCATTTGGGGCAAAACTATCCTTTATCAATAATGACAGCAAGGTGTTCTATTATGATACAAGTAATGGAAATTCCAGTTTAGATTTGGGGAAGAGCAACGGGTTTAATTATAAAGAAAACACACAGTCCGTGTATATTTCGGGTAACAAAAAATTATCTTCAAAATGGGAGACACAATTGGGGCTAAGATGGGAAAGCACCCAGACCAAAGGGTTTTCAGAAACTCTTCATCAAACGAATAAAAACAATTATATAAAACTTTTTCCAACATTTTACTTAAATTATTTAATCAGTGAGAATAGTGTATTGGGCCTTAACTACAACAGACGGATAGACCGCCCAACGTATGGGGATTTAAATCCTTTCAGATTTTACACCACGAAATACAATTATGGAGAAGGAAACCCTTTTTTACAGCCTTATTTTACGGACAATCTTGAATTGTCCTATAGCTATAAAAATTATTATACCGCAGTCTATACGAGCTATATCACGAATGGGTTTGACCAAGTAACCTATGTTTCCAGCAGCAATCCTGTTCAGGCTGTAATTCCTACTAATTTTTTTAAACAGGCAAACTGGGGTATATTGGAAAGTTATGTTTTGAATCAATGGAGCTGGTGGGAAAGCAATAATCAGGCAAATATTTTCTATTCTAAAACAATATCTGATCTCACGAATACATTAAATGATATTGAAGCCTGGACCGTTTCTGTAAGCTCAAATAACAGTTTTGTTTTGAATTCTTCAAAAACACTTAGAGCAGAACTTGGTTTCACTTACCAATCTCCTTCAATTGCCAACAGCTATAAAATATCATCTTTTTATTATTTCAATGCAGGTATAAAGCTATCATTATTAGAAAAAAAACTTCAGATAGCGCTCAATGCAATGGACATTTTCAAAACCAACAAAATGACATTTACCCAAATCGTTAATAATATAAAGCAGGAGAATTATGATTACCGTGATACCCAAAAAATAAGATTATCATTAAGTTGGAATTTTGGAAAATCCTTAAAGATTCAGTCTAGAAAGCTAAGTAATGACGAAGAAAAGAAAAGAGTCAATTAA
- a CDS encoding peptidase domain-containing ABC transporter, giving the protein MKKFPFIKQLDSQDCSLACLKMISKYYGVLLSNSIFSDINLSKRGITISDLNHTAQELGFETLPVKLTYENALQNISLPSIFYWNQNHFLVVYKITKDKVYVADPAFGKTTYTKQEFLKGWTQDKEEGVILILNPTEKLYEKSVKNQKKSAKNIEYVIQYIKKHKTQFILIALTLLVSSCIELVFPFFTQKILDKGVALKQVNLIYLILIAQIVLFISKIGLEYYRSWLFIHISSRISLSIISDFLAKLMKLPLKFFNSKNTGDLIQRIQDHKRIEEFLSQDLIQTVFSLFSIIIYSFVLFYFNTTVFLIVLIGTTLELSWIFNFFKKIKILDQKTFSLQSTDQNKIYEIINSMQEIKLNNLEDYKRHEWGEIQSNIYLNNIEKLKVNQKYESYKFINFFQNILVVFTSSIAVMNQNMTIGTMLSIMYIIGGMNNPISQLITFFLRYHLVKISFERLNEIHNKNDEENISKVDSLNEISDISVQNVSFAYDDSNYILNNINLNIPSGKTTAIVGASGSGKTSLLKLILKFYKPQQGTIFLGNIPLEEVENTIWRQKCGVILQDSYIFSDTIAYNISLEENPDEEKLQIAISLSNISNFINSLPLKNNTIIGSEGIGISQGQKQRILIARAIYKDPDYLFFDEATNSLDAKNERIIVQNIDNFFKNKTMIVVAHRLSTVKNADQIVVLDNGVISEQGTHDELIMIRGKYFELIQNQLELGL; this is encoded by the coding sequence ATGAAAAAATTTCCTTTTATAAAACAATTAGATAGCCAAGACTGCAGCTTAGCCTGCCTCAAAATGATAAGTAAGTACTATGGTGTTTTGCTATCTAATTCTATTTTTTCTGACATCAATCTTTCAAAAAGAGGAATCACTATTTCCGATCTCAATCATACAGCACAAGAGCTCGGTTTTGAAACACTACCCGTTAAACTAACTTATGAAAATGCCCTTCAAAATATTTCTTTACCCTCTATATTTTACTGGAATCAAAATCATTTTCTTGTTGTATATAAGATTACTAAAGATAAAGTGTATGTAGCGGATCCTGCTTTTGGCAAAACCACATATACAAAGCAAGAATTCTTAAAAGGCTGGACACAGGATAAAGAAGAAGGAGTCATTCTAATATTAAATCCTACGGAAAAATTATATGAGAAATCAGTTAAAAACCAGAAGAAATCAGCCAAGAACATTGAATACGTCATTCAATATATAAAAAAACACAAAACTCAATTTATTCTCATAGCACTCACATTATTAGTATCGTCTTGCATTGAGTTGGTTTTTCCTTTTTTTACCCAAAAAATTCTAGACAAAGGAGTTGCTTTAAAGCAGGTCAATCTTATATATCTAATTTTAATTGCCCAAATCGTTCTATTTATAAGTAAAATAGGGTTAGAATATTACCGCTCCTGGCTATTTATTCACATCAGCAGCAGAATCAGTTTGTCTATTATTTCTGATTTTTTAGCAAAGCTTATGAAGCTTCCGTTGAAGTTTTTCAACAGTAAAAATACGGGAGATTTGATACAGAGAATTCAGGACCACAAAAGGATCGAAGAGTTTTTATCACAAGATTTGATTCAAACTGTATTCTCTTTATTTAGTATTATAATATATTCTTTCGTATTATTTTATTTTAATACCACTGTATTTCTGATTGTTTTAATTGGAACAACTCTTGAACTTTCATGGATATTTAATTTTTTCAAAAAAATTAAAATCCTTGATCAAAAAACATTTTCTCTGCAGTCTACTGATCAAAACAAGATCTATGAAATCATCAATTCTATGCAGGAAATCAAACTTAATAATCTCGAAGATTATAAGCGCCATGAATGGGGGGAAATTCAATCTAACATTTACCTCAATAACATCGAAAAACTTAAAGTTAATCAGAAATATGAAAGCTATAAATTTATAAATTTCTTTCAAAATATTTTAGTGGTCTTCACATCATCGATCGCTGTAATGAATCAGAACATGACAATCGGGACAATGCTTTCCATTATGTACATTATCGGTGGTATGAACAACCCTATTTCCCAATTAATAACATTCTTCCTGCGTTATCACCTAGTTAAAATTAGTTTTGAAAGACTTAATGAAATTCACAATAAAAATGACGAAGAAAATATCAGTAAAGTTGACTCATTGAATGAAATATCTGATATTTCTGTTCAAAATGTGAGCTTTGCATATGACGATTCAAATTATATTTTAAATAATATAAACTTAAATATCCCAAGCGGCAAAACCACAGCAATAGTAGGGGCAAGCGGTAGTGGAAAAACCTCTCTTTTAAAATTAATCTTAAAATTTTATAAACCGCAGCAGGGCACTATTTTTCTTGGAAACATCCCCTTAGAAGAAGTAGAGAATACTATTTGGAGGCAAAAATGTGGTGTTATACTCCAGGACAGTTATATATTTTCAGATACTATTGCCTACAATATATCTCTTGAAGAAAATCCGGATGAAGAAAAACTGCAAATTGCTATTTCACTTTCTAATATCAGTAACTTTATCAACAGTCTTCCATTGAAAAACAATACCATTATCGGTTCTGAAGGTATAGGAATAAGCCAGGGACAAAAACAACGCATACTCATAGCCCGTGCAATCTATAAAGATCCGGATTACCTGTTTTTTGATGAAGCAACCAACTCATTAGATGCAAAAAATGAACGGATCATTGTTCAAAATATCGATAACTTTTTTAAAAACAAAACAATGATTGTGGTTGCGCACCGCCTGTCTACCGTAAAAAACGCAGACCAGATCGTTGTATTAGACAATGGGGTCATTTCTGAGCAAGGCACACATGATGAATTAATCATGATAAGAGGGAAATATTTTGAACTGATACAGAATCAATTAGAATTGGGATTATAA
- a CDS encoding radical SAM protein, translating into MNIQALVVKVASRCNINCTYCYMYNHADQSYLVQPKFMSKSTVEALKEKIKNHCLSHNLNSFFVVLHGGEPLLSSVKDLAFFLETLHSLHEDGINIIFAMQTNGMLISKQHCELFNKYNVGVGISLDGDKEVNDMYRIDKKGNGTFERVKQGINVAKEHMEFPLGCLSVINFQSSPIDLYEAYRSLGFSTINLLLLDENYDSIDQVPRLKNADWLIELFNYWYDLEGNKKTSIIKFEDFINLIFGSESSSESAGKGYNKLAVIETNGDIESLDVLKICGESFTKHKFNLHTNEFDDIFQSDLIDVYYNSKQMLCKKCLACPVNEVCGGGYLPHRYSSKNGFNNPSVYCDDLLMLITHIQNRVIDSLPENLIEETGIQKLTYQDAVKLIEEKLPTIPEPAYAKKLESFALSN; encoded by the coding sequence ATGAATATACAGGCATTAGTAGTAAAAGTTGCCAGCCGATGTAATATTAATTGTACATATTGCTATATGTATAATCATGCCGATCAATCTTATCTGGTCCAGCCCAAGTTTATGTCGAAAAGTACTGTAGAGGCGCTGAAAGAAAAAATCAAAAACCATTGCTTATCCCATAATTTAAACAGTTTCTTTGTCGTTCTGCATGGAGGAGAACCTCTGCTTTCCAGCGTAAAAGATCTGGCTTTCTTTTTAGAAACCCTGCACTCTTTGCATGAAGATGGAATAAACATAATTTTTGCAATGCAGACCAATGGAATGCTGATCAGCAAGCAGCACTGTGAACTATTTAATAAATATAATGTAGGTGTAGGAATAAGCCTTGATGGCGACAAAGAGGTGAACGATATGTACCGGATAGACAAAAAAGGCAACGGAACGTTCGAGAGAGTAAAACAAGGCATCAATGTGGCAAAGGAGCACATGGAATTTCCCTTAGGCTGTCTGTCTGTTATAAATTTCCAATCCTCCCCGATTGATCTCTATGAAGCTTACAGGTCTTTAGGCTTTTCCACCATTAATCTCTTATTATTGGATGAAAATTATGATAGTATAGATCAGGTACCAAGGCTCAAAAATGCCGACTGGCTAATTGAACTGTTTAATTATTGGTATGACCTTGAAGGAAATAAAAAAACATCCATAATTAAATTTGAAGACTTTATCAATCTTATTTTTGGATCAGAATCAAGTTCTGAGAGCGCAGGAAAAGGCTATAATAAGCTAGCTGTCATAGAAACAAACGGCGATATTGAATCTCTTGATGTATTGAAGATCTGTGGAGAGAGCTTCACCAAGCATAAATTTAATCTTCATACAAATGAATTTGACGATATCTTCCAAAGTGACCTGATAGATGTATATTATAACAGTAAGCAGATGCTGTGCAAAAAATGTTTGGCCTGCCCTGTAAATGAGGTGTGCGGAGGCGGATATTTACCTCACAGATACAGTTCAAAGAATGGATTTAATAACCCTTCGGTCTACTGTGATGATTTATTAATGCTTATTACTCACATTCAGAATAGGGTTATTGACAGCCTTCCAGAAAACCTTATTGAAGAGACAGGAATACAAAAACTGACATACCAAGACGCCGTAAAACTGATTGAAGAGAAACTTCCTACCATTCCAGAACCTGCTTATGCAAAAAAATTAGAGAGTTTCGCTTTAAGTAACTAA
- a CDS encoding response regulator transcription factor — MEEINKFFSEKNTVHNLSQNELMQTFNYLEPIKAFARITYKSIYVIDYQKKTFEYVSDNPLFLCGHSPDEVKELGYAFYFKHVKEEDLELLITINEIGFNFYESIPIEERKQHTISYDFHLVKKNKKSILVNHKLTPLFLTEDGKIWKAICIVSLSQNNSSGNIQIFKDGSDTIWKFNLSENEWIKKTKIKLTDREIEILLLYAQGLTINDIAEKIYLTADTIKFHRRKLFDKIGVQNITEALSYATNNKLI; from the coding sequence ATGGAGGAAATCAACAAATTTTTTTCAGAGAAAAATACGGTGCATAATTTATCACAAAATGAATTGATGCAGACGTTTAACTATCTGGAACCTATAAAAGCATTTGCGAGGATCACTTACAAAAGCATATATGTTATAGATTATCAAAAGAAAACGTTTGAATACGTGTCAGATAATCCGTTATTTTTATGTGGCCATAGCCCGGATGAAGTGAAAGAATTGGGGTATGCTTTCTATTTCAAGCACGTAAAAGAAGAAGATTTAGAACTTCTGATCACTATAAATGAAATTGGATTCAATTTTTATGAAAGCATTCCTATAGAAGAAAGAAAGCAACATACCATATCATATGATTTTCATTTGGTGAAAAAGAATAAAAAAAGTATTTTAGTAAATCACAAACTTACCCCTCTGTTCTTAACAGAAGATGGAAAGATCTGGAAAGCAATATGTATTGTATCACTTTCTCAAAATAATTCTTCAGGGAATATCCAAATTTTTAAAGATGGAAGCGATACTATCTGGAAGTTTAATCTTTCTGAAAATGAATGGATAAAAAAGACCAAAATAAAACTTACAGATCGGGAAATAGAAATTTTACTGCTTTATGCACAGGGCTTGACTATCAATGACATTGCAGAAAAAATTTATCTTACGGCTGATACAATTAAATTCCATAGGAGAAAGCTTTTTGACAAGATCGGTGTACAAAATATCACAGAAGCGCTATCTTACGCTACAAATAATAAGCTCATTTAA
- a CDS encoding ThiF family adenylyltransferase, translated as MEERYSRNRLYVNNDEQDLIKKHPILIAGSGIGSNIAECALRFGFENITVIDGDKIEISNLNRQNFTYYDVEKPKAETLYNRLKSINPGAEIKYINEFITEKNIREIIEGHSIAINALDFTSDIPLHFDTLCKEKRIPVLHPYNLGWGGLVMVITPDGLSLESLNSSTRINELSVVEFFAEQLKHIMEPNLWLEKILKSYKDEKETLPPPQLAIGSWIIAGICTTIMYNIITNKKVKQFPDFYFNTIME; from the coding sequence ATGGAAGAAAGATACTCAAGAAATAGATTATATGTAAATAATGATGAACAGGATTTAATTAAAAAACACCCTATATTAATTGCCGGAAGCGGGATCGGAAGCAATATTGCAGAATGTGCTCTTCGTTTTGGATTTGAAAACATCACCGTCATAGATGGGGACAAAATAGAAATTTCAAACCTTAACCGCCAAAATTTCACTTATTACGACGTAGAAAAGCCTAAAGCCGAAACGTTATACAACAGATTAAAAAGTATTAATCCTGGAGCTGAAATCAAATACATCAATGAATTTATAACAGAAAAAAATATCAGAGAAATAATTGAAGGCCATTCAATTGCTATTAATGCTTTAGATTTTACTTCTGATATTCCTTTACATTTCGATACTCTTTGCAAAGAAAAAAGAATACCCGTTTTACACCCTTACAATCTGGGTTGGGGCGGATTGGTAATGGTCATTACTCCCGACGGCTTGTCCTTAGAAAGCCTGAACAGCAGCACCCGTATCAATGAATTGAGTGTTGTTGAATTTTTTGCTGAACAATTAAAACATATAATGGAACCCAACTTATGGCTTGAGAAAATACTTAAAAGCTACAAGGATGAGAAAGAAACCCTCCCTCCTCCCCAGCTTGCTATTGGTTCTTGGATCATCGCAGGGATCTGTACAACTATAATGTATAATATTATTACCAATAAAAAGGTCAAGCAGTTCCCCGATTTTTATTTTAATACCATCATGGAATAG